Sequence from the Priestia megaterium genome:
GACGTTTCTTTAATATCTGCTTCTGTTTTTTGGGCTTTTTTATTATTTTCTTCTTCTGCTAATGTTAATCGCTCAAGCTGTGCTTTCATTTGATCTTGTTCTGCTTGAAGGCGTGTCAATTCATCAGAAGCTGCTTTGATGTTAGATTGCACATCTTGACGCTGATTTTGAATTTGAGATTTTTGCGATTCCATATCCTGAATGGTAGAGGCATACGCTGGAGTTGATAAAACTCCTCCCAGGCCTAATAAAACCGTTGTGTTAAGTAAAAGCATTTTCTTTTTCAATATGAATTCCTCCGCTTTCTCGCTCTGTTAAACTAGTAATTTCTAATTATGTATCAATATGTATAAAGGTCTGACAATTTATGTAAAGTTCGCTGTATTTGTCGATAAATAGCTAAATATGCTAATGAAAATCTACGAAAATTATACCACGATAAACGTTGAAAAAAAGAATAACAATATTACAATTGTATTTCAGTAGTGTAACAATTAACGCTGGTATATACATTTACTTCTTCTCTACAAAAATACACCTCTATAACCCCATCAAAATAAACAGTCTACTAGACTTTACACAGCACTGTTTTTAACCTGTGGAACTAGGTGATTAACATTTTTTAAGCTGGCTGAATGTAAGTTATTTCTATAGTGAACGTAACAATTTTTTAACATCTACGTCTATTTTTTACCTTTTTCTACCGTTTTTACAATATTTGAAAATGATTTTCTGGAATAGTAACTGATTTATTCTTATTCATTGCTTGAAGTATTCAAAAAGAGAGTGATTGGCAATTATTAAACACAATATTCGACAAAGTATAGATTAAGTCATACAAAAAACCTTCTCGCTGTGAGGCGAGAAGGTTTTTTAATCACGCTGCTGATAATAGTGTTCTAAAGCTACAATTGCGCTTCCCATTCTTTCTTGATCAGGAATAACAATACGACCTACTCCTTCTTCTTTTAAAGCAGCAGCGGTTACTTTCCCAACGGCCACAGCTACTACAGAGCTTTCAAAGAGTTCTCTAATTCGATCGGCTTGTCCTTGTTCTCTCGCAAACGAAAATAAAAATCGGGCTTGGGGAGCACTTGTGAAATTGACTGCATCGACTTTCCCGCTTATTAATTCGTTTATAAGCTGTTCCATGACTTCTGCTTTTGGAGGAATATGCTGATACGGTAAAATCTCTTTAAATTGGGCTTTTTGATTCGAAAGAAAGTCAATCAACTTTGGTGCAGGATCTCCGTGAAGCTGAAGCGCTACATGCTTTTCTTCAAAAGAAAATGAATGAAGTGCCCTGACTAGTCCCGCTGTACTTCCATCATCATCTCGAACGGTTGGAGTAATGCCTAGCTTTTTTAACATATTTACGGTTTTATACCCGCGTGCAGCAATATTGGCTGCTTGTAAAGAAGAAAGAAATTTGTCAGCCAGCCCTAGCTTATCTGCTGTTTTATACAAAATTTCTGTACCGACCCCTGTCGTAAAAATAAACCAATCATAATTTCCTTTTACCAGTTCTTTAATATCTGCTTCTAAATGTGTGTCATCTAAAAAGATGGTTCCTTGTGCAGGTCGTACAAGCGGGGTCCCGCCAAGATTTTCAACAATTTTGCTGATTTCTTCTACTTTACGCTGACCTACTAATGCGACTGTTTTACCTTCTAATCGTTTCAATGGTTTACCTCCATTTTTCTATGTATGCTACTTTAATGATCCTTGATAACCGAGTTTTTCAGAAATAACTCTCGCCGCTTCCGTTACTTTTTGAATAATGAACGGCAGTCTGTCTCCTTGAAATCTTGCTTCAATTCCCGCTACGCTAATGCCTGCAACCACTTCATTTTGATGATTCACAATTGGCGCACTCACGGATGTTGTAAAGTTTTCTAATTCAGAGGTGCTAATGGTATACCCTTTTTCTTTTGCTTCTTTTAATGCATCTCTTAATTTCTTTTTATCTGTAATAGTTCCAATGCCT
This genomic interval carries:
- a CDS encoding uroporphyrinogen-III synthase — its product is MKRLEGKTVALVGQRKVEEISKIVENLGGTPLVRPAQGTIFLDDTHLEADIKELVKGNYDWFIFTTGVGTEILYKTADKLGLADKFLSSLQAANIAARGYKTVNMLKKLGITPTVRDDDGSTAGLVRALHSFSFEEKHVALQLHGDPAPKLIDFLSNQKAQFKEILPYQHIPPKAEVMEQLINELISGKVDAVNFTSAPQARFLFSFAREQGQADRIRELFESSVVAVAVGKVTAAALKEEGVGRIVIPDQERMGSAIVALEHYYQQRD